Proteins found in one Stigmatella erecta genomic segment:
- a CDS encoding prolipoprotein diacylglyceryl transferase: protein MIPYVNPHSLKIGPIEPFGIFVALGIFLAARLIVKASERQGLDPNPVHDYSMWGVAGGVVMGHLVHLLLYHPEELSKSPFQLFKVWDGLSSFGGLLGGILAAVIFFRVRNVPFSRYADAFALGVVPGWGVARLGCFVAHDHPGTRTDFFLAVDFPASIYGGPRHDLGLYDALLLFCLTGLLYALRNAGKLQGRLLHLTAIVYACGRFCFDFMRATDLSYVDARYFGLTPAQYSCFLLIIYGVWGLVTKRAPQGGTPAASSRAVGTAR, encoded by the coding sequence GTGATTCCCTACGTCAATCCGCACTCGCTGAAGATCGGCCCCATCGAGCCGTTCGGCATTTTCGTCGCGCTGGGCATCTTCCTGGCCGCCCGCCTCATCGTGAAGGCCTCGGAGCGGCAGGGGTTGGATCCCAACCCCGTGCACGACTACTCCATGTGGGGGGTGGCCGGCGGCGTCGTCATGGGGCACCTGGTGCACCTGCTGCTGTACCACCCGGAGGAGCTCTCCAAGAGCCCCTTCCAGCTCTTCAAGGTGTGGGACGGCCTGTCCTCCTTCGGCGGCCTGCTGGGCGGCATCCTCGCCGCCGTCATCTTCTTCCGGGTGCGCAACGTGCCCTTCTCCCGGTACGCGGATGCGTTCGCGCTCGGGGTCGTCCCGGGGTGGGGCGTGGCCCGGCTCGGCTGCTTCGTCGCCCATGACCACCCGGGCACGCGCACGGACTTCTTCCTCGCCGTGGACTTCCCCGCGTCCATCTACGGCGGCCCCCGGCATGACCTGGGGCTCTATGACGCCCTGCTGCTGTTCTGCCTCACCGGCCTGCTCTACGCCCTGCGCAACGCGGGCAAGCTCCAGGGCCGGCTCCTGCACCTGACGGCCATCGTCTATGCCTGCGGCCGCTTCTGCTTCGACTTCATGCGCGCCACCGACCTGAGCTACGTGGATGCGCGCTACTTCGGCCTCACCCCGGCCCAGTACAGCTGCTTCCTGCTCATCATCTACGGGGTCTGGGGGCTGGTGACCAAGCGCGCCCCCCAGGGCGGCACCCCCGCCGCCTCCTCCCGCGCGGTGGGCACGGCGCGCTGA
- a CDS encoding GreA/GreB family elongation factor → MGIDKKALMAQLAERLQHSDRLAHRAQAEAREAARSLATESEKKEDGRAAIEYGSLATGQSARARRLQEELGVLTAFREAEPPRFRRGDPVALGALVDVRTEDDEGYDERTFFVLPVGAGTELTGPGGDGFLSVITPASPVGRALLGRRAGDSVDVTFAGEVREWTVLEVA, encoded by the coding sequence ATGGGAATCGACAAGAAGGCGCTGATGGCGCAGCTCGCCGAGCGCCTCCAGCACAGTGACCGGCTGGCCCACCGGGCCCAGGCCGAGGCCCGCGAGGCCGCGCGCAGCCTCGCCACCGAGTCGGAGAAGAAGGAGGATGGCCGGGCCGCCATCGAGTACGGCAGCCTCGCCACCGGGCAGTCCGCCCGCGCCCGCCGCCTCCAGGAGGAGCTGGGCGTGCTGACGGCCTTCCGCGAGGCGGAGCCCCCGCGCTTCCGGCGGGGCGACCCCGTGGCCCTGGGCGCCCTCGTGGATGTGCGCACCGAGGACGACGAGGGCTACGACGAGCGGACCTTCTTCGTGCTGCCCGTGGGCGCGGGCACGGAGCTGACGGGCCCCGGCGGCGATGGCTTCCTGTCCGTCATCACCCCCGCCTCCCCCGTGGGCCGCGCCCTGCTGGGCCGCCGCGCCGGGGACAGCGTGGATGTCACCTTCGCGGGCGAGGTGCGCGAGTGGACGGTGCTCGAGGTGGCCTGA
- the popC gene encoding subtilisin-like protease PopC, with product MKSYLLVSKESIETQARDGVRGTARGERQLLRSTALRFGGAERAAEALQQLGLRSATLPGARPAVKQAANRKTGRTRGNIIAAQATPIPGPVQELTGLENGSYRYMPLIGATMAHFYSDQAERAARGELENDFEFVPDVVPLSFPGPVAGQTGPRNRGMASLSEREWPAECGVSLAHASGIRGAGVMLGILDTGVDADHPEHASKVIQFRYVSLFPNSPHTPARDIRGFDPSGHGTHVSGIAAGVHHGVAPEVDLYVASVIESETIRTSLGRVAAGMDWLLHQFSRPENATRPAVVNMSLGFPVQCPVGISEADYRLNLRALQSMIRRLLDSNVLPVVAAGNSGPNTVGYPAGFPEALAIGAVDFDRRVASFSASGAVGKRVVPDAMGYGVNIYSSTERRCNNQAFYERMSGTSMAAPYVAGIAALYRCRAPDLTAAEVRDLILGNTIKLPRSSVHRTGKGLAVYR from the coding sequence ATGAAGTCCTATCTGTTGGTTTCCAAGGAGAGCATTGAAACCCAGGCGCGCGATGGGGTCAGGGGGACCGCGCGCGGGGAGCGGCAGCTGCTGCGGTCCACAGCGCTGCGCTTCGGAGGCGCCGAGCGGGCGGCCGAGGCCCTGCAGCAGCTCGGGCTGCGCTCGGCGACGCTGCCGGGCGCCCGGCCTGCCGTCAAGCAGGCGGCGAACAGGAAGACCGGGCGCACGCGGGGCAACATCATCGCCGCCCAGGCCACGCCCATCCCCGGGCCGGTGCAGGAGCTGACCGGGCTGGAGAACGGCTCGTACCGGTACATGCCGCTCATCGGCGCGACGATGGCGCACTTCTACTCGGATCAGGCCGAGCGCGCCGCGCGGGGCGAGCTGGAGAACGACTTCGAGTTCGTCCCGGACGTGGTGCCCCTCTCGTTCCCCGGCCCGGTGGCCGGGCAGACGGGCCCTCGCAACCGCGGCATGGCCTCGCTGTCCGAGCGCGAGTGGCCGGCCGAGTGCGGCGTGTCCCTGGCGCACGCCAGCGGCATTCGCGGCGCGGGCGTCATGCTGGGCATCCTCGACACCGGCGTGGACGCCGACCACCCCGAGCACGCCAGCAAGGTCATCCAGTTCCGCTACGTCTCGCTGTTCCCCAACTCGCCGCACACGCCGGCGCGCGACATCCGTGGGTTTGATCCGTCGGGCCACGGCACGCACGTGTCGGGCATCGCCGCGGGGGTGCACCATGGCGTCGCCCCCGAGGTGGACCTCTACGTCGCCTCGGTCATCGAGTCGGAGACCATCCGCACCAGCCTGGGGCGCGTGGCGGCGGGCATGGACTGGCTGCTGCACCAGTTCTCCCGCCCGGAGAACGCCACGCGGCCGGCCGTGGTGAACATGTCGCTGGGCTTCCCGGTGCAGTGTCCGGTGGGCATCAGCGAGGCGGACTACCGGCTCAACCTGCGCGCCCTGCAGAGCATGATTCGCCGGCTGCTCGACAGCAACGTGCTGCCCGTTGTTGCGGCAGGCAACAGTGGCCCCAACACGGTTGGTTACCCAGCAGGCTTTCCTGAGGCACTGGCCATCGGTGCAGTCGACTTTGACCGCCGAGTGGCCAGTTTCTCGGCCAGTGGCGCGGTGGGGAAGCGGGTAGTACCGGACGCCATGGGGTACGGTGTTAACATCTACTCAAGCACCGAGCGGCGCTGCAACAACCAGGCTTTTTATGAGAGAATGAGTGGCACCAGTATGGCGGCCCCTTATGTAGCTGGTATCGCAGCACTGTATCGTTGCCGTGCTCCTGACTTGACGGCGGCCGAAGTGAGGGATTTGATACTGGGCAACACGATCAAGCTTCCTCGCTCGTCGGTTCACCGCACAGGCAAGGGCTTGGCTGTATATCGGTGA
- the popD gene encoding PopC secretion inhibitor PopD yields the protein MSRKQSGSGKSLYALPRASPRVRPLPGHSGGDAAASEWIDVMVMPAEDRMPARPVASAPRSRAELYRDGQAANAQFRNSLMDWLKAHHLLGAVRAVSEPGGSLPMLTLRCAPRVLDQLRRAPEFEAGTAMSLELHS from the coding sequence ATGAGCAGGAAACAGAGCGGATCCGGAAAGAGCCTGTACGCTTTACCGCGCGCGTCTCCCCGGGTTCGGCCCCTGCCGGGCCACAGCGGCGGTGACGCCGCGGCATCCGAGTGGATTGACGTGATGGTCATGCCCGCGGAGGACCGCATGCCCGCACGCCCGGTGGCCTCGGCGCCCCGGAGCCGGGCCGAGCTGTACCGTGACGGCCAGGCGGCCAACGCTCAATTTCGCAACAGCCTCATGGACTGGCTCAAGGCGCACCACCTGCTGGGCGCGGTCCGAGCCGTCAGTGAGCCAGGTGGCTCGCTTCCCATGTTGACCTTGCGCTGTGCGCCCCGGGTCTTGGACCAGCTGCGGCGCGCTCCCGAGTTCGAAGCCGGCACGGCCATGTCGCTCGAACTTCACTCCTGA
- a CDS encoding methyl-accepting chemotaxis protein: protein MKWRPGRRSLLTKLYIAMGMVALPLLLLHPLYVLPAVRAQLHADRVRTLRSAVETAYGVLELYQAKVTAGELSREQAQAAAAQLLQELRYGQTEYFWVNDVSARLVMHPHLPAMLGQDLTAYRDARGKAVFVDIVQLVKTQGEGAIAYAATRPGSKAPIPKESYVKLFAPWGWVLGTGVYVEDIEKEMAVMEQRLMVTVGAVLLLVAGVGWVFSRRVVRPVRLLAEAAKRVAAGDLSVTVPLDKEDEVGQLGQAFNTMVTGLRDTVQGIAAVADSTVAHADRIRRSSEVLAMITRQRSEQMKLVAESVQEMSRGMSHGAQQALLTAQAAETNGRVAAEGNEAVERASRKIGELVQMVHRAAQMVARLQASSEVVGQMLQLIEDITTETNILAINTAIEAARAGESGKGFGVVAAEVRKLAERSRDVVSQIGHLLKQNQEETIAAAAQMRQGTLKVEEGVRLSTATGDALERIVSGAREIQSRVSTLASEGTRQSSSGQSLAQRIHSLSASAEDAVSGVEQIAQSVMDLRAQAQHLWTLAARFSPAEPHKPLAPTPPGT, encoded by the coding sequence ATGAAGTGGAGACCGGGACGCCGCAGCCTGCTGACGAAGCTCTACATCGCCATGGGCATGGTGGCCCTGCCGCTGCTGCTGCTCCACCCCCTCTACGTGCTGCCCGCCGTCCGGGCCCAGCTGCACGCGGACCGGGTGCGCACGCTGCGCAGCGCGGTGGAGACCGCCTACGGCGTGCTGGAGCTGTACCAGGCGAAGGTCACCGCCGGGGAGCTGTCCCGGGAGCAGGCCCAGGCGGCCGCCGCCCAGCTCCTCCAGGAGCTGCGCTACGGCCAGACCGAATACTTCTGGGTCAACGATGTGTCGGCACGGCTGGTGATGCATCCCCACCTGCCCGCCATGCTGGGCCAGGACCTGACGGCGTACCGGGATGCGCGCGGCAAGGCCGTCTTCGTGGACATCGTCCAGCTGGTGAAGACCCAGGGCGAGGGGGCCATCGCCTACGCCGCCACGCGCCCGGGCAGCAAGGCGCCCATCCCCAAGGAGTCCTACGTGAAGCTCTTCGCCCCGTGGGGGTGGGTGCTGGGCACGGGCGTGTACGTGGAGGACATCGAGAAGGAGATGGCCGTCATGGAGCAGCGCCTGATGGTGACGGTGGGCGCGGTGCTGCTGCTGGTGGCGGGGGTGGGCTGGGTCTTCTCCCGGCGGGTGGTGCGGCCCGTGCGCCTGCTGGCCGAGGCGGCCAAGCGCGTGGCCGCGGGAGACCTGAGCGTCACCGTCCCCCTGGACAAGGAGGACGAGGTGGGCCAGCTCGGCCAGGCCTTCAACACCATGGTGACGGGCCTCCGGGACACGGTGCAGGGCATCGCCGCGGTGGCCGACTCCACCGTGGCCCACGCCGACCGCATCCGGCGCTCCTCGGAGGTGCTCGCCATGATTACCCGCCAGCGCTCCGAGCAGATGAAGCTGGTGGCCGAGTCGGTCCAGGAGATGAGCCGGGGGATGTCTCACGGCGCCCAGCAAGCGCTGCTCACCGCCCAGGCGGCCGAGACCAACGGCCGCGTGGCGGCCGAGGGCAACGAGGCGGTGGAGCGCGCCTCGCGGAAGATCGGCGAGCTCGTCCAGATGGTGCACCGCGCCGCGCAGATGGTGGCGCGGCTCCAGGCCTCCAGCGAGGTGGTGGGGCAGATGCTGCAGCTCATCGAGGACATCACCACCGAGACGAACATCCTGGCCATCAACACCGCCATCGAGGCGGCGCGCGCGGGCGAGAGCGGCAAGGGCTTTGGCGTGGTGGCCGCCGAGGTGCGCAAGCTCGCCGAGCGCTCACGGGACGTGGTCTCCCAGATCGGCCACCTGCTGAAACAGAACCAGGAGGAGACCATCGCCGCGGCGGCGCAGATGCGGCAGGGCACCCTGAAGGTGGAGGAGGGCGTGCGGCTGTCCACCGCCACGGGCGATGCCCTGGAGCGCATCGTCTCCGGCGCCCGGGAAATCCAGAGCCGGGTGAGCACCCTCGCCTCCGAGGGGACCCGCCAGTCCAGCTCGGGCCAGTCCCTGGCCCAGCGCATCCACTCCCTGTCCGCCAGCGCCGAGGACGCCGTCTCGGGGGTGGAGCAGATCGCCCAGTCGGTGATGGATCTGCGCGCGCAGGCCCAGCACCTGTGGACGCTGGCGGCCCGATTCTCGCCCGCGGAGCCGCACAAGCCCCTGGCCCCAACGCCGCCGGGCACCTGA
- a CDS encoding rhodanese-like domain-containing protein: MTPKELSEKARQLVAGGAVLLDVRTPEEFRQGHPEQALNIPVQELPRRLAEVGAPGTKVVVYCASGGRSAMAAQLLRGGGYPDVFDLKSVAYW; this comes from the coding sequence ATGACTCCGAAAGAACTCTCAGAGAAGGCCCGGCAGCTCGTCGCCGGGGGCGCGGTGCTGCTGGATGTCCGGACGCCGGAGGAATTCCGGCAGGGCCACCCCGAGCAGGCGCTCAACATCCCCGTGCAGGAGCTGCCCCGGCGGCTCGCGGAGGTGGGCGCGCCGGGCACGAAGGTGGTGGTGTACTGCGCCAGCGGGGGCCGCAGCGCCATGGCCGCGCAGCTGCTGCGCGGCGGGGGCTACCCGGACGTCTTCGATCTGAAGTCCGTCGCGTACTGGTAG
- a CDS encoding serine hydrolase, which produces MTSLLLVLLASSPAAPSLPEILQQRIAQVKGASVAVAYLNLGDSRDTVFLGAEASFHAASTMKVPVMIEFFRQVDAGKLSLDQPVPLANRFASIVDGSPYTLDAKEDEDAALYERLGQAVPASELLKRMITRSSNLATNTLIARVDAKRVTRTLRALGARSMTVLRGVEDAKAYAKGLNNTATARDLATLLAALEQGKAASPRSTQAMREILLAQELNTLIPAGLPPGTPVAHKTGQISGVLHDAAIVYPPGRAPYVLVVLTRDIPEAPVAEALIVDLARQVHAHAVRPPAKP; this is translated from the coding sequence ATGACCTCCCTGCTCCTCGTGCTCCTCGCGTCCTCACCCGCGGCCCCTTCGCTCCCGGAGATCCTCCAGCAACGGATCGCCCAAGTGAAGGGGGCATCGGTGGCCGTCGCGTACCTGAATCTCGGTGATTCCCGGGACACGGTGTTTCTGGGGGCGGAGGCCTCCTTCCACGCGGCCAGCACCATGAAGGTGCCGGTGATGATCGAGTTCTTCCGGCAGGTGGATGCCGGAAAGCTGTCCCTGGATCAGCCCGTCCCCCTGGCCAACCGGTTCGCCTCCATCGTGGATGGCTCGCCGTACACGCTCGATGCGAAGGAGGACGAGGATGCCGCGCTCTACGAGCGGCTGGGCCAGGCGGTGCCCGCGAGCGAATTGCTGAAGCGGATGATCACCCGCTCCAGCAACCTCGCCACCAACACCCTCATCGCCCGGGTGGACGCCAAGCGCGTCACCCGCACGCTGCGGGCCCTGGGCGCCCGCTCGATGACGGTGCTGCGGGGCGTGGAGGATGCGAAGGCCTACGCGAAGGGGCTCAACAACACCGCGACGGCGCGGGACTTGGCCACGCTGCTCGCCGCCCTCGAACAGGGCAAGGCCGCCTCGCCCCGCTCCACCCAGGCCATGCGGGAGATCCTCCTCGCGCAGGAGTTGAACACGCTCATCCCCGCGGGCCTCCCGCCCGGCACCCCGGTGGCCCACAAGACGGGGCAGATCTCCGGCGTGCTCCACGACGCGGCCATCGTGTATCCGCCCGGCCGCGCCCCCTATGTGCTCGTGGTGCTCACCCGGGACATCCCCGAGGCCCCGGTGGCCGAGGCGCTCATCGTGGACCTCGCGCGCCAGGTGCATGCCCACGCGGTGCGGCCCCCCGCCAAGCCCTGA
- a CDS encoding lipase family protein has protein sequence MRLRSCQAVLGALCVGSLSLGCGPELASAEAQDPPALATHAAEAVSTAGFTPHFSQWLTANGYGDYNFVRTDLSGASYGGKSSASDTVVNQPVIFIHGNSDKAIGTGTAGQTGWNASIEYFLSRGYKPSELYAMTWGPANAMLSSQQYHSKTYVMKVRKFIEAVKAYTGASKVDIVTHSMGVTLARKALLGGTANDALEGGAYNVGSALTSSVDTFVGIAGGNLGLTNCYTSGATTPTCGATNGLFPGSWAGAGPSVYLKNLQSSRGYEGAYRYALYSTADEVVGYGGIVYGEYTSRIPGQTGEKVYTGYPYGHFNSKDLTAEVQYEMVKNHRIP, from the coding sequence ATGCGTTTGCGCTCCTGCCAAGCCGTGCTGGGTGCGTTGTGCGTGGGCTCGCTGTCCCTGGGCTGCGGCCCGGAACTCGCCTCCGCTGAGGCGCAAGACCCCCCCGCCCTGGCCACGCACGCGGCGGAGGCCGTCTCCACCGCGGGCTTCACCCCACACTTCAGCCAGTGGCTGACGGCCAACGGCTACGGGGACTACAACTTCGTCCGGACGGACCTCTCGGGGGCCAGCTACGGCGGCAAGAGCAGCGCCAGCGACACCGTGGTGAACCAGCCCGTCATCTTCATCCACGGCAACTCGGACAAGGCCATCGGCACGGGGACGGCGGGCCAGACGGGCTGGAACGCCTCCATCGAGTACTTCCTGTCCCGGGGCTACAAGCCGAGCGAGCTCTACGCGATGACGTGGGGCCCGGCGAACGCGATGCTCTCGTCGCAGCAGTACCACTCGAAGACGTATGTGATGAAGGTCCGCAAGTTCATCGAGGCCGTGAAGGCCTACACTGGGGCCTCGAAGGTGGACATCGTCACCCACTCCATGGGCGTGACGCTGGCGCGCAAGGCGCTGCTCGGCGGCACCGCGAACGACGCGCTGGAGGGTGGCGCCTACAACGTGGGCTCGGCGCTCACGTCCTCGGTGGACACCTTCGTGGGCATCGCCGGCGGCAACCTGGGGCTGACCAACTGCTACACCTCGGGGGCCACCACGCCCACGTGCGGGGCCACCAACGGCCTCTTTCCGGGAAGCTGGGCGGGCGCGGGCCCCTCGGTGTACCTGAAGAACCTCCAGTCCAGCCGGGGCTACGAGGGCGCCTACCGCTACGCGCTCTACTCCACGGCGGACGAGGTGGTGGGCTACGGCGGCATCGTCTACGGCGAGTACACCTCCCGCATCCCCGGGCAGACGGGCGAGAAGGTGTACACGGGCTACCCGTATGGGCACTTCAACTCGAAGGACCTGACGGCGGAGGTGCAGTACGAGATGGTGAAGAACCACCGCATCCCGTAG
- a CDS encoding sensor histidine kinase: MSLGRAAGLASSEEMDEDGSAAAPEPVTARAGPRTAGEAADPDAGLVRRLMGVPAPALAIMDATGRVVDANDSFLRLGDVGREALEAGRLRWDALAAPESPAAGAHALDMLRRLGTAGPLETEYVRPDGSRVPVRVSALGLEQPERLLVLVQDLTPRRRAEEALRFLSDASRELAEVRAEPEAILAGVAHLAVSAMATWCLVDVLEEDGSFRRVAQAHREPGREALLREAPRYPPITDAQSPLFQALARGESRVYPDFLPEHRVLMARGAGALAQLEQLGARSVMLVPMRSRGRAVGLLTFASCDVGRRYGSEDLEMVEELARRVVAAVENARLYHQGQDAVRLRDEFLGIASHELKTPLTPLRLRLQMLQRQTEGALRTGEPLSPERLSEGLDVALRQVRKLADLVDNLLDVSRITAGRMKLELEDVDLAALASELVSRFTPSAVQFGCTLELHAPVPVVGRWDRLRVEQVVTNLLTNALKYGAGRPVVVRVEAAGERARLTVQDHGIGIAEEDLGRIFERFERAVSDRHYGGLGLGLYITRQIVEALGGTVRVSSRPGMGSTFTLELPRGAG; encoded by the coding sequence ATGTCCTTGGGTCGTGCTGCTGGACTGGCCTCGAGTGAGGAAATGGACGAGGACGGCTCCGCCGCGGCCCCCGAGCCGGTGACGGCGCGGGCGGGGCCCCGGACCGCCGGGGAGGCCGCGGATCCGGACGCCGGGCTGGTGCGGCGGCTGATGGGGGTGCCGGCGCCGGCGCTGGCCATCATGGATGCCACGGGCCGGGTGGTGGACGCCAACGACAGCTTCCTGCGCCTGGGCGATGTGGGCCGCGAGGCGCTGGAGGCGGGCCGGCTGCGCTGGGACGCGCTGGCGGCGCCGGAGTCACCCGCGGCCGGGGCGCACGCGCTGGACATGCTGCGCCGGCTGGGCACGGCGGGCCCGCTGGAGACGGAGTACGTGCGCCCGGATGGCTCGCGGGTGCCGGTGCGGGTGTCGGCGCTGGGGCTGGAGCAGCCCGAGCGGCTGCTGGTGCTGGTGCAGGACCTGACGCCGCGCCGGCGCGCCGAGGAGGCGCTGCGCTTCCTGTCCGACGCGAGCCGGGAGCTGGCCGAGGTGCGGGCCGAGCCGGAGGCCATCCTGGCGGGGGTGGCGCACCTGGCGGTCAGCGCCATGGCGACCTGGTGCCTGGTGGACGTGCTGGAGGAGGACGGGAGCTTCCGGCGGGTGGCCCAGGCGCACCGGGAGCCTGGCCGCGAGGCGCTCCTGCGCGAGGCGCCGCGCTATCCGCCCATCACCGATGCCCAGAGCCCCCTGTTCCAGGCGCTGGCGCGGGGCGAGTCCCGCGTCTACCCGGACTTCCTGCCGGAGCACCGGGTGCTGATGGCGCGGGGGGCGGGGGCGCTCGCCCAGCTCGAGCAGCTGGGGGCGCGCTCGGTGATGCTGGTGCCCATGCGCTCGCGGGGCCGGGCGGTGGGGCTGCTCACCTTCGCCTCGTGTGACGTGGGGCGGCGCTACGGCTCGGAGGACCTGGAGATGGTGGAGGAGCTGGCGCGCCGCGTGGTGGCGGCGGTGGAGAACGCCCGGCTCTACCACCAGGGCCAGGACGCGGTGCGCCTGCGCGACGAGTTCCTGGGCATCGCCAGCCACGAGCTGAAGACGCCGCTCACCCCCCTGCGGCTGCGGCTGCAGATGCTCCAGCGCCAGACCGAGGGCGCCCTGCGCACGGGCGAGCCCCTGTCGCCCGAGCGCCTCTCGGAGGGGCTGGATGTCGCGCTGCGTCAGGTGCGCAAGCTGGCGGACCTGGTGGACAACCTGCTGGATGTCTCGCGGATCACCGCGGGGCGGATGAAGCTGGAGCTGGAGGACGTGGACCTCGCGGCGCTGGCCTCGGAGCTCGTCTCGCGCTTCACCCCCTCGGCGGTGCAGTTCGGCTGCACGCTGGAGCTGCACGCGCCGGTGCCGGTGGTGGGGCGGTGGGACCGGCTGCGGGTGGAGCAGGTGGTGACGAACCTGCTGACCAACGCGCTGAAGTACGGCGCGGGGCGGCCGGTGGTGGTGCGGGTGGAGGCGGCCGGGGAGCGGGCCCGGCTCACGGTGCAGGACCACGGCATCGGCATCGCCGAGGAGGACCTGGGCCGCATCTTCGAGCGCTTCGAGCGGGCGGTGAGCGACCGCCACTACGGCGGCCTGGGGCTGGGGCTCTACATCACCCGGCAGATCGTCGAGGCCCTGGGTGGCACGGTGCGGGTGTCGAGCCGCCCCGGCATGGGCTCCACGTTCACGCTGGAGCTGCCCCGGGGCGCGGGCTGA
- a CDS encoding alpha/beta fold hydrolase, with protein sequence MTTARAVPALLLSAVLASGCVRSYRSQPPLDFQDFPYTSLEGQPWPLQRVALPKTAETYQMASVPQVAYVELNPQGARTLVFIHGLGSYLKFWRYQLDAFAQQGYRVVAVDLPGYGKSDKPATFPYTMEAMADAVRELVQTLGVERPILVGHSMGGQTALSYAIRYPEEPAALVLTSPAGFEKFSDKEKRWFRRSLTSAFIKSAPEYNLWGSVRQSNFARWRPELEWLIEERVRVVNTPAFDAYAYANVRSVDGLAHNDFVRDNLGRVQAPALIVFGEDDRLIPNPFLHGGWARDIMASGHAGLRGSSLVGLERCGHSVQLDCPQEYNAAVSTFLGALAPAP encoded by the coding sequence ATGACGACTGCTCGCGCCGTCCCGGCCCTGCTGCTCTCCGCCGTGCTCGCCTCGGGGTGTGTCCGCTCCTACCGCTCCCAGCCGCCCCTGGACTTCCAGGACTTCCCGTACACCTCGCTGGAGGGCCAGCCGTGGCCGCTCCAGCGGGTGGCGCTGCCCAAGACGGCGGAGACGTACCAGATGGCCTCCGTGCCGCAGGTGGCCTACGTGGAGCTCAACCCCCAGGGGGCCCGCACGCTCGTCTTCATCCACGGGCTGGGCTCGTACCTGAAGTTCTGGCGCTACCAGCTCGATGCCTTCGCGCAGCAGGGCTACCGCGTGGTGGCGGTGGACCTGCCCGGCTACGGCAAGTCCGACAAGCCCGCCACGTTCCCGTACACCATGGAGGCCATGGCGGACGCGGTGCGCGAGCTGGTGCAGACGCTGGGCGTGGAGCGCCCCATCCTGGTGGGGCACTCCATGGGCGGGCAGACGGCGCTCTCCTACGCCATCCGCTACCCCGAGGAGCCCGCCGCGCTCGTGCTCACCTCGCCGGCCGGCTTCGAGAAGTTCTCCGACAAGGAGAAGCGCTGGTTCCGGCGCTCGCTCACCTCTGCCTTCATCAAGTCCGCGCCCGAGTACAACCTCTGGGGCAGCGTGCGGCAGTCCAACTTCGCCCGCTGGCGCCCGGAGCTGGAGTGGCTCATCGAGGAGCGCGTGCGCGTGGTGAACACCCCCGCGTTCGATGCCTATGCCTACGCCAACGTGCGCTCCGTGGACGGGCTGGCGCACAACGACTTCGTGCGCGACAACCTGGGCCGCGTCCAGGCGCCCGCGCTCATCGTCTTCGGCGAGGACGACCGGCTCATTCCCAACCCGTTCCTCCATGGGGGCTGGGCCCGGGACATCATGGCCTCCGGGCACGCGGGGCTGCGGGGCTCGTCGCTGGTGGGGCTGGAGCGCTGCGGCCACTCGGTGCAGCTCGACTGCCCCCAGGAGTACAACGCCGCGGTGTCCACGTTCCTGGGGGCCCTGGCGCCCGCGCCCTGA
- a CDS encoding SDR family oxidoreductase has protein sequence MQLKDLKIVVTGGAQGMGAHFAQRLLEAGAQVAAGDISEDKLAALPAGIHRRRLDVSNEEDCTAFVDWAHGAMGGLNGLINNAGILRDSLLVKKDKTTGEVKKLSTADWNAVIGVNLTGATLMVREVVTKMVETNQKPGVIVNMSSIARHGNRGQSNYVAAKASLAANTVTWSREFAPFGVRVGAVAPGMIETPMTQGMNQKARDALVAAIPVGRVGLPEDIWLAVKFILECDYFNGRTIDVDGGLAF, from the coding sequence ATGCAGCTCAAGGACCTGAAGATCGTGGTGACGGGCGGAGCCCAGGGCATGGGCGCGCACTTCGCGCAGCGGCTGCTCGAGGCCGGAGCCCAGGTCGCCGCCGGCGACATCAGCGAGGACAAGCTCGCCGCGCTGCCCGCGGGCATTCACCGCCGGCGGCTGGATGTCTCCAACGAGGAGGACTGCACGGCCTTCGTGGACTGGGCGCACGGGGCCATGGGCGGCCTCAACGGCCTCATCAACAACGCGGGCATCCTCCGGGACTCGCTCCTGGTGAAGAAGGACAAGACCACCGGCGAGGTGAAGAAGCTGAGCACCGCGGACTGGAACGCCGTCATCGGCGTCAACCTCACCGGCGCCACCCTCATGGTGCGCGAAGTGGTCACCAAGATGGTGGAGACGAACCAAAAGCCGGGCGTCATCGTCAACATGTCCTCCATCGCGCGGCACGGAAACCGGGGCCAGTCCAACTACGTCGCGGCCAAGGCCTCGCTGGCGGCCAACACCGTCACCTGGTCGCGCGAGTTCGCCCCGTTCGGCGTGCGCGTGGGCGCCGTGGCCCCCGGGATGATCGAAACCCCGATGACCCAAGGCATGAACCAGAAGGCCCGGGACGCGCTGGTGGCCGCCATCCCCGTGGGCCGCGTCGGCCTGCCCGAGGACATCTGGCTCGCCGTGAAGTTCATCCTCGAGTGCGACTACTTCAACGGCCGCACCATCGACGTGGACGGCGGCCTCGCCTTCTGA